A window from Sphingopyxis alaskensis RB2256 encodes these proteins:
- the nagZ gene encoding beta-N-acetylhexosaminidase codes for MIPAIFGLSGLTLTDDERAFFRDCAPAGYILFGRNIENRDQLRRLTDELRSLDGRANLPILIDQEGGRVARMKEPEWPAFPSGAAFDALYERAPASAIEAARLNAMALAAMLAEVGITVDCLPLLDVRQPGASDVIGDRALGSEPMRVAALGRAILSGLQAGGVVGIVKHIPGHGRALLDTHEALPTVTASDRELQTDLAPFAALRDAAMAMTCHVIFAAWDPDRPATLSPTVIDSVIRQRIGFHGLLMTDDLDMKALSGNVPSRAAQAIAAGCDIALNCWARMDDMIGIANRLDPISTVSRARLEGAMDRIAGARDEGEFAALVDQRDALLAMV; via the coding sequence ATGATTCCCGCGATTTTCGGCCTGTCCGGGCTGACCCTGACCGACGATGAACGAGCCTTTTTTCGCGATTGCGCGCCCGCGGGCTATATCCTGTTCGGACGGAATATCGAAAACCGCGACCAGCTCCGCCGCCTGACCGACGAGTTGCGCAGCCTCGACGGGCGGGCCAATCTGCCGATTCTGATCGATCAGGAGGGCGGCCGGGTCGCACGCATGAAAGAACCCGAATGGCCTGCTTTCCCCAGCGGGGCGGCCTTTGACGCGCTTTATGAGCGCGCGCCCGCCAGCGCGATCGAGGCGGCGCGGCTCAATGCCATGGCGCTCGCGGCGATGCTCGCCGAAGTCGGCATCACGGTCGATTGCCTACCGCTGCTCGACGTGCGCCAGCCGGGCGCGAGCGACGTGATCGGCGACCGCGCGCTCGGCAGCGAGCCGATGCGCGTCGCCGCGCTCGGCCGCGCCATTCTGAGCGGTTTGCAGGCGGGCGGCGTCGTCGGCATCGTCAAACATATCCCCGGCCACGGCCGCGCGCTGCTCGACACGCACGAAGCCCTGCCGACGGTCACCGCCTCCGACCGCGAACTGCAGACCGATCTTGCTCCGTTCGCGGCGCTCCGCGATGCGGCGATGGCGATGACCTGTCACGTCATTTTTGCGGCGTGGGATCCCGACCGGCCCGCGACCCTGTCGCCGACCGTCATCGACAGCGTGATCCGCCAGCGGATCGGTTTCCATGGGCTGCTGATGACCGACGATCTCGACATGAAGGCGCTGTCGGGCAACGTGCCCTCGCGCGCGGCGCAGGCGATCGCGGCAGGGTGCGACATCGCGCTCAATTGCTGGGCGCGGATGGATGACATGATCGGCATCGCCAACCGGCTCGATCCGATCAGCACGGTCTCGCGCGCGCGGCTTGAAGGCGCGATGGACCGGATCGCGGGCGCGCGTGACGAAGGCGAGTTCGCCGCGCTCGTCGATCAGCGCGATGCGCTGCTGGCGATGGTCTGA
- a CDS encoding segregation and condensation protein A: MEGLPLAFDPPPPPVARDDALQLSFESWEGPLDLLLALARNQKVDLREISILALVEQYLHFIAEARELKLEVAADYLVMAAWLAYLKSALLLPKDPLEEPSPDELALRLQLRLQRLAAMREAAARLLARDRLGRDVFLRPRPEGLRDVKRRRWDASLYDILAAYGQVKLRSEPVVHMVSRRPVITLDAALHHLERMLGVKLDWGELADFLPADYQGLLRRSAIASSFVAALELARQGRVELKQGGAFEPLYLRAAGGGGA, encoded by the coding sequence ATGGAGGGTCTGCCGCTCGCATTCGACCCGCCGCCGCCGCCGGTTGCCCGCGACGATGCGCTCCAGCTTTCTTTCGAAAGCTGGGAAGGCCCGCTCGATCTCCTGCTTGCGCTCGCGCGGAATCAGAAGGTTGATCTTCGGGAGATTTCGATCCTGGCGCTGGTCGAGCAATATCTGCATTTCATCGCCGAAGCGCGCGAGCTCAAGCTGGAGGTGGCGGCCGATTATCTGGTGATGGCGGCGTGGCTCGCCTATTTGAAGTCGGCGCTGCTGCTGCCCAAGGATCCGCTGGAGGAGCCGTCGCCCGATGAGCTGGCGCTGCGCCTGCAACTGCGGCTCCAGCGGCTCGCCGCGATGCGCGAGGCCGCGGCACGGCTGCTCGCGCGCGACCGCCTCGGCCGCGACGTCTTTCTGCGCCCGCGGCCCGAGGGGCTGCGCGATGTCAAGCGGCGGCGCTGGGACGCCAGCCTCTACGACATTCTGGCGGCCTATGGCCAGGTCAAGCTACGGTCCGAGCCCGTGGTTCACATGGTGTCGCGGCGTCCGGTCATCACGCTCGACGCCGCGCTGCATCATCTGGAACGGATGCTCGGGGTCAAGCTCGACTGGGGCGAGCTGGCCGATTTCCTGCCCGCCGACTATCAGGGCCTGCTCCGCCGGTCGGCGATCGCGTCGAGCTTCGTCGCGGCGCTCGAACTCGCGCGTCAGGGACGGGTCGAGTTGAAACAGGGCGGCGCGTTCGAACCGCTCTACCTGCGGGCGGCAGGAGGAGGGGGGGCATGA
- the scpB gene encoding SMC-Scp complex subunit ScpB, translated as MIDDLERAIEAMLFASDEPLDARQLAARLGDDMAPGQVRAVIEAIAARHAGSGIELVERGGRWHFQTPADLAHLLRRERDDPRKLSRAAAEVLAIVAYHEPVSRAEIEAIRGVQTSKGTLDVLMEAEWIAPAGRREVPGRPLIYKTTDTFLQHFGLSSRKDLPGIDDLRAAGLLDPVDLAFEAAMGELDLVKDGEEA; from the coding sequence ATGATCGACGATCTGGAGCGCGCGATCGAAGCGATGCTCTTTGCCAGCGACGAGCCGCTCGACGCGCGGCAGCTTGCCGCCCGCCTGGGCGATGACATGGCGCCGGGACAGGTGCGGGCGGTGATTGAGGCGATTGCGGCGCGCCATGCCGGGAGCGGCATCGAACTCGTCGAACGCGGCGGGCGCTGGCATTTCCAGACCCCCGCCGATCTGGCGCATCTGCTTCGCCGCGAACGCGACGACCCGCGCAAACTGTCGCGCGCCGCCGCCGAAGTGCTGGCGATCGTCGCCTACCACGAACCCGTCAGCCGCGCCGAGATCGAGGCGATCCGCGGCGTCCAGACGTCGAAGGGTACGCTCGACGTGCTGATGGAAGCCGAATGGATCGCGCCCGCGGGGCGTCGCGAAGTGCCGGGACGCCCGCTCATCTACAAGACCACCGATACCTTCCTGCAGCATTTCGGCCTTAGCAGCCGCAAGGATCTGCCCGGGATCGACGACCTGCGCGCGGCGGGGCTGCTCGATCCGGTCGATCTCGCTTTTGAAGCGGCGATGGGCGAGCTGGACCTAGTAAAAGACGGCGAAGAGGCTTAG